One Drosophila teissieri strain GT53w chromosome X, Prin_Dtei_1.1, whole genome shotgun sequence genomic window, TTATCACTCGTGCACTAAGTAGATCATCAActgtaaatgaaattattacctgcatttaaattccaatttaacAAAGACACAACACaggtttattttccattttccatttggcatttatttatatttgaatatttgcaaaatacacttaaaattatttaatttattgcataGAGATCAGCACATTACCACGTCATCGCTTCtttagatatattttattattatattatatttattatattatttagattatatttaataagtaGTATATCAGAATAATACATAGTGTTACAATGTAACACTATTAAACTATGAACACATCAAATATTCATTAAGCTTGGTTTACGAATTTCACCACCAGACTTTCATCATCAGAAAATGCtgattatatgtacatatatttttgaaaattgcataaatattgGGTATATTGATAATACTCAGAACTAAAATAGGATCACAGATTTTTGGGGGggtattcaaatattttggaTATTTGTATCACATTTCTAATGGGCGAAAACATAGATTCACATTATAGTTCCACAGGACTGATTTCTTATGAAAACAATACCAAATATAATTATTCAtctttcaatttgattttccatTCACAGAATTTCATAGGGTAGCAAGGTGTTTTGGGCCGATTTCTTGCGAAATCATATCAGGGGGTGCACTTATTCATAATAAAGGAGTGAACATAGATCTCAGGGGTTCCAGGGACTTTTGaacacgaaaacaaaaaattaagtatgtacatatatacacttgagttttcattttgcatcAACTTTATCACAACGCAGCTCAACGACTGAGGCATCAGATCTTTGTATCTCGTTTATTGCTTTTGCAGTTCCTCAGAAACTGGAGAACCGGTTGGGGGCAGGGAAGTGAGtcacatattatatatatatagtagtcacataatatatgtacattggTCGGGGGGTATGGGCAACTTATATAAGGCGATTGGAATATGGGATTTGGGGCAGGCACAATATCTTCACATAGGGAGTGTTtaatatatatgatatatatatatatataagagCGCGAATCTCTGGCACTGGGCACTGGACTTTACTTTGCTTGactttgcttctttttttcatACTTTCTGTATTGAATGTATTTTGATCTCTTGTGAACACACGTTGCGAAAAAACGCTCCGATTTGTTCGGCCGATGTCGCCAAATGAAAGCCCCACGTACGTGAGATAGTGCCCCCAAGTGCTCCCCAAAGTTTTGGCGCAAAAGCTCAAAGCTTTCGCTAACTTGATAATGAACCAATGTCGGAGAAAAACTGAGAGAGCGGGTAGGGTTGTCAGTGCGATATGGTTTTAAGCCGATCGCAAGCTTTGTTGGGCCCAAACTCACCGCAATCCAAAACCGATTTGGGTTCGGATCAACCGACTGTATTCCATCACTTTGCTTTTGTTACTCGGTACAGCGCGAATTCCTCAGGAATTCTTCAGCGttaaagttaattttattaGGTGTAAATTTGGAGCTACAGTTCTCGAAGatataaaaactatttttttaagatttattaAGATTActttaaagtatattttaagtagatttatttgttataaCATTGATAGCAAacgaatgcaaataaattaattactgCTAGATCCCACAAATGACCTTAAGATTAGGCAAATTCTGGGTGTTACGGCAATATCGTTGCCATCCTGCCCAGTGGCGAAAACCATCCGTGGCTTGGATGCGCTTGGCGCAAGTGGCCGCCTCCCTTAGATTTTCCTCCAGAAAatctacaaaaatatatagaactTGAATGGAATATTGCGATTTCCAGCAGGAGCCTTCAAACCTTCGCACTTGGCGTTGCAGATGCCGCCACGCCTTCCCTCCTGACAAAACCGGCCATTGATTTGGAACAACCCATAGTTGCGAGATCCATTCGGATTGGTGGCGATCCTGCTGGTATCCAAATCGCTCTCGTGCTCCAACAAACAAATCCCTTTAAATGGGCGAAATCATAAGTCACCCATTTAGTTTATTGATATATCTACAGTGGTAACACCCCCACTCACAATTGGAGAGCAGACTGCGTTCGAAGCCATGCTGGTCGAGCAGCTTGCGTGCCAGTTCACAGCGCAGGAAACGCTTGGCGGAAACCACGACGGAGTCGccggccagcagcaggagcaacccCAATCCCAGCCAGAACCACGATCCGAACAGCGCGGCTCTCATATTGCGACTGCTTGGCGATGGCACCTGTGGCAGCTTCCGCAGCGTCGTAGAATCGAGTGACCTTGGCAAAATGCCTCCGGAAAATCCAatgggatggaatgggatggcaTCCAATGGGGTCAGATGGAAGGCAGATAGTGGAGACCCGGTGGCAGATAAGCTGCTGCTTGATCCCATTCCCTTACTGGATGGGAGCTCTCGCTTTTGGGGTATGGAAATCACAAGCGACTGTTGTTGTTTGCGTTCATAAATCGTTTCTCTCTTTAATATACATAGAGTCCATGGTTGGTTAGTGTTATCATAATTTAATCGATAGTTAAGCCTAGGTCATAAGATAAACTGTGTgtgtataattatttatttttcgctaTTGTATAAATCTCTCTCCTGTTGCCAATTCTTTCGCTACGTAGGTCCAAAACATTTACTCCTCGACTGAACTTGTAAATATCTACGTGGGcggtatgtatgtatatgggcCCGTAAtatagtgtatatatattaaatatatatatagtatgtgTACATAAGTTAAGTTACTGCAAAGTTAAATATATTGGCAGAAGCGAGcaattggttttttatttcattcgtATTCGTTATAATAACTTATGAACATCAGCAAATAGTTTCTCTCTTGGTTTTCCCCCCacgttttcttcttcgtcttcgtGCTTTTGCGTTTTTAGTTATCCATTCCGTGTTGATTTCCTTTCGGGCGATTCAGCGATTTTTCCCCCCAAGTTTCTGATGTGGGTAGTTTTAAGTAACGTTCTGTCGTAGTTATGGGCAATGTTGGTACCGAAAGAACTTACAGCTAGTAAAACATGTTAATTTCCCTTCAGTGTCTTTTCGTTAACTACTAAAGAACAAGTACATGTAAAACGAGAACACAAAAGCCAAACTCCTGAGAactacaatttaaaatgagtgCGTGCGTTTCTTCCGTCGTTTTGTTTAACTAACTAAAGCTtgttccaaaaaaaaaaaataacgaaagtGTACAACTAATTTTGAGTGGGAGAAACCAAATGCATTTGGCATGTGTGAGTATCTGCCTTCTCTTTCTCCGGCACTctgtctgtctctgtctctatCTCTACCTTCGTCTCCGTCTCTGTCTCAAATCTAGGATTTCcatgcttcttcttctttgcCTCGCATCCTTTAGTCCCGCTTATAGCATGACCTAGTCCCTAGTAAATGCGTTCGTAGAAGAGCAGATAGGCCTGGGCCTTCAGCGCCGTATCCTCGCTGACCTCCTGGACACGCGAGTCGGACACGTAATACCATTTGCCAGGCGGCGCATGCACGTTGGCggcctcctcctgctgctgctgctgctgctgctgctgctgcgactgctgctccTCGAGCGGCGTGGCTGGGGCATGGCTCTCGTCGGAGGTGGACGAGTtgctgctggagttgctgAAGTCATCGCTGTCGTCCATCGCCTTCAGGTGCAGCTCACGCGCCTTCTCCTTGGCAAGCAGCTCCTCCAGTTTCTTCAGCTGATCATCGTCCTGGTCCAATTCCGCTTTGCTGCCG contains:
- the LOC122623792 gene encoding lysozyme, which translates into the protein MRAALFGSWFWLGLGLLLLLAGDSVVVSAKRFLRCELARKLLDQHGFERSLLSNWICLLEHESDLDTSRIATNPNGSRNYGLFQINGRFCQEGRRGGICNAKCEDFLEENLREAATCAKRIQATDGFRHWAGWQRYCRNTQNLPNLKVICGI